A part of Arthrobacter dokdonellae genomic DNA contains:
- a CDS encoding DUF4032 domain-containing protein, whose product MSETAGAQWNDEPTDFDEVGKLPRQPAPPVQVMGSLNITAATADPGLLDLPWHITLEEWPAANLAALPRGISRHVVRFAHLDGSVIAIKETSEHVARHEYHMLRKLARLDVPCVEPVAVITGRTTAAGAPLDPVLVTRHLKFSLPYRALFSQKLRRDTLTRLIDAQALLLVRLHLVGFYWGDVSLSNTLFRRDAGAFAAYLVDAETGELYPDLSTGQREYDLEIARVNIAGELMDLLEGGLIEEKVDPVATSELIMESYRRLWAELTEKESFELEDRWRVGARIRRLNELGFDVEEYAIKTTPDGSTIQLQPKVVDAGHHQRRLLRLTGIDAQENQARRLLNDMDSFRNDVAPGMDEEISAHEWVSSIFEPIVRAIPRELGGKLEPAEVVHEVLEHRWYMSQQEERNVPLAEAVQSYVDTILRYRRDEDAIMLSTDTATIKMLESGVLPDITNDN is encoded by the coding sequence ATGAGTGAAACAGCCGGCGCCCAGTGGAACGACGAACCCACAGACTTTGACGAGGTCGGAAAACTGCCGCGCCAGCCTGCGCCGCCCGTGCAGGTCATGGGCTCGCTGAACATCACGGCAGCCACCGCCGATCCGGGCCTGCTGGACCTGCCCTGGCACATCACTCTGGAGGAGTGGCCCGCCGCCAACCTCGCCGCGTTGCCCCGTGGCATCTCCCGGCACGTGGTCCGCTTCGCCCACCTGGACGGCTCCGTCATCGCCATCAAGGAAACCTCGGAGCACGTTGCCCGGCACGAATACCACATGCTGCGCAAGCTGGCGCGGCTGGATGTGCCCTGCGTGGAGCCGGTGGCCGTCATCACCGGGCGCACCACCGCCGCCGGCGCCCCCCTGGACCCCGTCCTCGTCACCCGCCACTTGAAGTTCTCCCTGCCGTACCGCGCCTTGTTCTCGCAGAAGCTGCGCCGCGACACCCTGACCCGCCTGATCGACGCGCAGGCCCTGCTGCTGGTCCGGCTGCACCTGGTTGGCTTCTACTGGGGGGACGTTTCCCTCTCCAACACCTTGTTCCGCCGCGACGCGGGCGCATTTGCCGCATATCTGGTGGACGCCGAAACCGGCGAACTCTACCCCGATCTGTCCACGGGGCAGCGCGAATACGATCTTGAAATCGCACGCGTCAACATCGCCGGGGAACTCATGGACCTGCTCGAGGGCGGCCTCATCGAGGAGAAGGTGGACCCGGTGGCCACCAGCGAACTGATCATGGAAAGCTACCGCCGCCTCTGGGCCGAGCTCACCGAGAAGGAGTCCTTTGAGCTGGAGGACCGCTGGCGTGTGGGCGCGCGCATCCGCCGCCTGAACGAGCTCGGCTTTGACGTGGAGGAATACGCCATCAAGACCACCCCGGACGGCTCCACCATCCAGCTTCAGCCCAAGGTGGTCGACGCCGGCCACCACCAGCGCCGCCTGCTGCGCCTGACGGGGATCGACGCCCAGGAAAACCAGGCCCGGCGCCTGCTCAACGACATGGACTCGTTCCGCAACGACGTGGCGCCTGGCATGGACGAGGAAATCAGCGCCCACGAATGGGTCAGCTCCATCTTTGAGCCGATTGTCCGGGCCATCCCCCGCGAACTCGGCGGGAAACTGGAGCCGGCAGAGGTGGTCCACGAAGTCCTGGAACACCGCTGGTACATGTCCCAGCAGGAGGAGCGAAACGTGCCGCTGGCGGAGGCCGTGCAATCCTACGTGGACACCATTCTGCGCTACCGCCGTGACGAGGATGCCATCATGCTCAGCACGGACACCGCCACGATCAAGATGCTTGAGTCCGGGGTCCTGCCGGACATCACCAACGACAATTAG
- a CDS encoding Mu transposase C-terminal domain-containing protein, whose translation MADKSLARTCAKLGIRLVHSAPYRPQGRGKIERFFNTVTSQFLGEITVTDTPMLPGTSPEAGSEVSSLQELNTLFTAWVNMIYHHTVHSSTGQTPLARWEASWEHRTPVSKPLEVIRQAFLWSDTRRVTKTGTVSLHSNTYEVDPLLAGTKVELVYDPFDLDGVITVNNHQGLPAGTAKPLDIGRHVHAKVTNAVKDNDTATNISTGINYLDLVATRHRESMTAAPISFADIHEQNINIRIQPKEESR comes from the coding sequence ATGGCTGACAAATCCTTGGCAAGGACCTGCGCGAAGCTGGGGATCCGTTTGGTGCACTCGGCCCCGTACCGGCCCCAGGGAAGAGGCAAGATCGAGCGGTTTTTTAACACTGTCACGAGCCAGTTTCTGGGTGAAATCACCGTGACCGACACGCCCATGCTGCCGGGCACCAGCCCGGAGGCCGGCTCCGAAGTCAGCTCCCTTCAAGAGCTGAACACCCTGTTTACCGCATGGGTGAACATGATCTACCACCACACCGTGCATTCCAGTACCGGGCAGACACCCCTGGCCCGGTGGGAAGCGTCCTGGGAACACCGCACCCCGGTGAGCAAGCCCTTGGAAGTAATCCGCCAAGCCTTTCTCTGGTCAGACACCCGCCGGGTGACCAAGACCGGGACAGTGTCCCTGCACTCCAACACTTACGAAGTCGACCCGCTGCTGGCAGGCACGAAAGTCGAGCTGGTCTATGACCCCTTTGACCTTGACGGGGTTATCACGGTCAACAACCACCAAGGCCTCCCTGCAGGGACAGCGAAGCCCCTCGATATTGGTCGGCACGTGCATGCCAAAGTCACCAACGCCGTCAAGGACAACGACACTGCGACCAACATCAGTACCGGGATCAACTACCTGGACCTGGTCGCCACCCGGCACCGCGAATCAATGACCGCCGCACCGATCAGCTTCGCCGACATCCACGAACAGAACATCAACATCCGTATCCAGCCCAAGGAGGAGTCCAGATGA
- a CDS encoding helix-turn-helix domain-containing protein, with protein sequence MIADAVELSAVAGLGFRKIAVKLDRPESTVRDWLRDFTANAPAIAAAFAVRVHRGTAEALGFWPAPALTQKTNAWAMLMAHAQVLAHQHRAVAQPVVKVPWQYAALFAHGPWFFSRVGWPDGVQHQLALPRQG encoded by the coding sequence GTGATCGCTGACGCTGTGGAACTGAGCGCCGTGGCGGGGTTGGGGTTCCGGAAGATCGCTGTGAAGCTTGATCGTCCTGAATCCACGGTGCGGGATTGGCTGCGGGACTTCACGGCCAATGCCCCGGCCATCGCGGCGGCTTTCGCCGTCCGGGTGCATCGGGGAACCGCCGAGGCCCTGGGGTTCTGGCCGGCACCGGCACTGACCCAGAAAACCAATGCGTGGGCAATGCTGATGGCCCACGCCCAGGTCCTGGCCCACCAGCACCGCGCCGTTGCCCAGCCCGTGGTCAAGGTGCCGTGGCAGTATGCTGCTTTGTTTGCTCATGGGCCGTGGTTCTTCAGCAGGGTTGGGTGGCCCGATGGGGTGCAACACCAGCTCGCCCTGCCACGACAAGGGTAA
- a CDS encoding ExeA family protein, with product MSQIDTLQSYFGFTRMPFGRDIPPAALNQHPGHREAVARISWCIEQRRMGVIAGEVGAGKTLAARAALAHLEPARHQIIYIPDPTIGIRGIRSTIVTALGATPSFFSGALAAQAASLLAGELDERSRLPVIVIDEAHLLSNEDLESLRMLSNVSMDTESHFALLLIGQPTLRRRLKLAVMAALDQRIGTRFTIGGMNQEDTGAYIKGHLGFAGRSDPLFSEDAITVIHQASRGYPRTVNNLALAALMATRSTKSAIVDQSAAQSAVSEFSE from the coding sequence ATGAGCCAAATCGATACCCTGCAAAGCTATTTTGGTTTTACCCGCATGCCGTTCGGCCGTGACATACCGCCGGCAGCCCTGAACCAGCACCCCGGCCACCGTGAAGCAGTCGCACGCATCAGCTGGTGTATCGAGCAACGCCGCATGGGCGTGATCGCCGGGGAAGTCGGGGCCGGAAAGACCCTCGCGGCCCGCGCCGCCCTGGCCCACCTGGAACCGGCCCGGCATCAAATTATTTACATCCCGGACCCGACCATCGGGATCCGAGGGATACGCTCGACCATCGTTACCGCGCTCGGGGCGACGCCCTCGTTCTTCTCCGGTGCCTTGGCCGCCCAGGCCGCGTCCCTGCTCGCCGGGGAACTCGATGAACGCTCCCGCCTGCCGGTCATCGTCATCGACGAAGCACATCTACTTTCCAACGAGGACCTTGAGTCGCTTCGTATGCTCAGCAACGTCTCGATGGATACGGAGTCGCACTTCGCGTTGCTGCTCATCGGCCAACCCACCCTGCGGCGCCGGTTGAAACTGGCCGTCATGGCAGCCCTGGACCAACGCATCGGCACAAGGTTCACCATCGGCGGCATGAACCAGGAAGACACCGGCGCCTACATCAAGGGACACCTCGGCTTCGCCGGACGATCCGATCCTCTATTTTCCGAGGACGCCATCACCGTCATCCACCAAGCCTCACGCGGCTACCCACGCACCGTGAACAATCTCGCCCTCGCCGCGCTCATGGCCACCCGCTCAACAAAAAGTGCGATCGTGGACCAATCCGCAGCACAATCAGCGGTCAGTGAATTCAGCGAATAA
- a CDS encoding tyrosine-type recombinase/integrase, producing the protein MVRRRNPSTPPAPGHWSKVLAAHGQPTAATGQNKLPPVVSSKLQLTAEAALVSVGSTQFFVVAVRSFLRFCFLEGLIPTDLSGAVLTATGRRRSPLASGISTSDATKLLESCDGRSNEGRRDHAVLLLLLRLGLRASEVSGLVLEDIDWRAGLVTVHGKGHRVDQLPLPPEVGAAIAAYLQRGRPRPCSHREVFLRSLAPVGGLGRGGISCIVRRACCRAGVPPVGAHRLRHTLGCEMVNFGVPLPEIAQVLRHRSLTSTALYARVDIDGLRALARPWPRSVR; encoded by the coding sequence ATGGTCAGGCGCCGCAACCCCAGCACACCCCCGGCGCCTGGCCACTGGTCAAAAGTACTTGCCGCCCATGGTCAACCGACTGCCGCCACTGGTCAAAACAAACTGCCGCCAGTGGTCAGTTCTAAGTTGCAGTTGACAGCCGAGGCCGCCCTGGTTTCGGTTGGTTCGACCCAGTTCTTCGTGGTTGCCGTCCGTTCATTCCTGCGCTTCTGTTTCCTGGAAGGCCTGATCCCGACGGATTTGTCAGGGGCGGTGCTCACTGCCACGGGCCGGCGTCGCTCACCCCTGGCATCAGGGATCAGTACTTCCGATGCGACAAAGTTGTTGGAGTCGTGCGACGGGCGAAGCAATGAAGGGCGCCGGGACCATGCCGTCCTGCTCCTCTTGCTGCGTTTGGGGCTGAGGGCCAGTGAAGTCTCCGGGCTTGTCCTGGAGGACATTGATTGGCGTGCCGGGCTGGTCACGGTGCATGGCAAGGGCCACCGCGTTGACCAGCTGCCGCTGCCGCCGGAGGTGGGGGCGGCGATCGCCGCCTACTTGCAACGCGGACGGCCACGCCCATGCTCCCATCGGGAGGTTTTCCTCCGATCCTTGGCACCGGTCGGGGGCTTGGGCCGCGGAGGGATCTCCTGCATCGTGCGCCGTGCCTGTTGCCGGGCCGGTGTGCCGCCGGTGGGTGCCCACCGGCTCCGGCACACCCTGGGGTGTGAGATGGTCAATTTCGGTGTTCCGCTGCCCGAGATCGCCCAGGTGCTCCGTCACCGGAGCCTGACGAGCACGGCCCTCTATGCCCGGGTCGACATTGACGGGCTCCGGGCCTTGGCCCGGCCCTGGCCAAGGAGTGTGCGGTGA
- a CDS encoding tyrosine-type recombinase/integrase, with amino-acid sequence MTALAPTLQAFFTDKLISQRGASPHTIDAYRTTFKILLGYASDQRHTPPSKLEFDDLDAELVAAFLAHLETVRHNSVRTRNNRLAAIHSFFAYAAPRHPEHAATIQRVLAIAPKRFEKNLVTYLTDAEVDALLAAINQDTWTGRRDHAMFLLDIQTGLRISELTSLTCADATLGTGANIHCIGKGRKERRTPLVPATVATLRAWLEERGWAPTDPLFPTSTGHRLSPDAIEHRIAHYLAIAAKDCPSLATKHVSTHALRHTAAMRLLQAGVDITVIALWLGHEQVSSTNSYLHADMTQKERAIATVTPPNSKPGRYHPPDAILTFLEAL; translated from the coding sequence ATGACCGCCCTGGCCCCGACCCTGCAAGCATTCTTCACCGACAAGCTCATCAGCCAACGCGGCGCCAGCCCCCATACGATCGATGCCTACCGGACCACGTTCAAGATCCTGCTCGGCTACGCCTCCGACCAACGCCACACCCCGCCGAGCAAGCTCGAGTTCGACGATCTCGACGCCGAGCTCGTGGCCGCGTTCCTGGCACACCTGGAAACAGTCCGGCACAACAGCGTCCGGACCCGCAACAACCGCCTGGCCGCGATCCACTCGTTCTTCGCTTACGCGGCACCGCGACATCCAGAACATGCCGCCACGATCCAAAGGGTGCTCGCCATCGCACCCAAACGATTCGAGAAGAACCTGGTCACCTACCTCACCGATGCCGAAGTCGACGCTCTCCTGGCAGCCATCAACCAAGACACCTGGACCGGCCGGCGCGACCACGCCATGTTCCTGCTCGACATCCAGACCGGGCTGAGAATCTCGGAACTGACCTCACTGACCTGCGCCGACGCCACCCTGGGCACCGGGGCGAACATCCACTGCATCGGCAAGGGACGCAAGGAACGACGCACCCCGCTCGTCCCCGCCACCGTGGCCACCCTGCGCGCCTGGCTCGAAGAACGCGGCTGGGCCCCGACGGACCCGCTGTTCCCCACCAGCACCGGGCACCGACTCAGCCCAGACGCCATCGAGCACCGCATCGCACACTACCTCGCCATCGCCGCCAAGGACTGCCCGTCCCTGGCGACCAAGCACGTGAGCACCCATGCCTTGCGCCATACGGCGGCAATGCGGCTGCTCCAAGCCGGGGTCGACATCACCGTCATCGCGCTCTGGCTCGGCCACGAACAGGTCTCCTCAACCAACAGCTACCTCCACGCCGACATGACCCAAAAGGAACGGGCCATCGCCACCGTCACCCCGCCGAACAGCAAACCCGGCCGCTACCACCCACCCGATGCCATCCTCACCTTCCTCGAGGCCCTATGA
- a CDS encoding tyrosine-type recombinase/integrase: protein MSELLDHVNDYLKLRRDLGFKLRQEGYHLPQLVAFIEASGATVLTNELAIAWAKQSHDVQPITLAHRLGSVRGFARYLQTIDPATEVPPLDVFGAHQQRITPYLWSQEEIVALLAGMRDLRPELRAATYETLLGLIAVTGMRHGEALGLSVGDVNLTDGVLTVRQGKFNLTRFIPLHPTTTAALTEYAKLRELLCPTPQATAFFITPAGTALRASSVEATFRDVTTRIGLRTATSHPRIHDLRHSFSVQTIIDWHRAGTDIGANMAALSTYLGHRTPEGTYWYLSAAPELMGLAAARLDERYGARP, encoded by the coding sequence ATGAGCGAGCTCCTTGACCATGTCAATGATTATCTGAAACTCCGCCGGGATCTGGGTTTCAAACTCAGGCAGGAAGGCTACCACCTTCCACAATTGGTGGCGTTCATCGAAGCATCCGGTGCCACGGTGCTCACGAACGAGCTGGCCATTGCCTGGGCCAAGCAGTCGCATGACGTTCAGCCCATCACCTTGGCCCACCGACTCGGCTCGGTCCGCGGCTTCGCCCGCTACCTGCAAACCATCGACCCGGCCACCGAGGTCCCTCCGCTTGACGTGTTTGGTGCCCACCAGCAACGCATCACCCCTTATCTGTGGTCGCAGGAGGAGATTGTTGCGTTGCTGGCCGGGATGCGTGACCTGCGCCCGGAACTGCGGGCCGCGACCTACGAAACCCTTCTGGGCCTGATCGCCGTGACGGGGATGCGGCACGGGGAAGCCCTCGGGCTCAGCGTTGGGGACGTCAACCTCACGGACGGGGTGCTGACGGTCAGGCAGGGGAAGTTCAACCTGACCCGGTTCATCCCCCTGCACCCCACCACGACCGCAGCCCTTACCGAATATGCCAAACTGCGGGAACTGCTGTGCCCCACACCGCAAGCGACGGCTTTCTTCATCACACCGGCGGGAACCGCCCTGCGGGCCAGCAGCGTTGAAGCAACCTTCAGGGACGTCACCACCCGGATCGGGCTGCGCACCGCCACGTCCCACCCCAGAATCCATGACCTGCGGCACAGCTTCAGTGTTCAAACCATCATTGACTGGCACCGCGCCGGCACGGACATCGGGGCCAACATGGCAGCCCTATCAACCTATCTGGGCCACAGGACACCGGAAGGCACCTATTGGTACCTCTCCGCGGCGCCGGAGCTGATGGGGCTGGCCGCGGCACGACTGGATGAACGCTACGGGGCCCGGCCATGA
- a CDS encoding ATP-binding protein: protein MSAATLAPAPLADVAVEQVIALMRTTRMPHARAVVADVLATAKAQRWDPTEVVRVLLEAEATGRNRSMLTTRRKRAGFPTGKTFDVWEESLSTLPVATTSFLRTLEWVRRRENLIACGPSGTGKTLLLESLGQQAIDEGLSVSWLSLEDLGALVRRHRIDDSVNKAITRVTNVDLICIDDIGLLPVSGDAAEGFYRVVDASYEKRSLAISSNIHPSGFDELMPKTIATATVDRLMHHAHLCQTSGESVRLMQAQNGKGTHPMN, encoded by the coding sequence ATGAGCGCCGCAACCCTGGCTCCGGCGCCGCTGGCAGACGTGGCAGTAGAACAGGTGATTGCGCTGATGCGCACCACCCGGATGCCCCACGCCCGCGCCGTTGTCGCCGACGTCCTGGCCACCGCGAAAGCCCAGCGTTGGGACCCCACCGAGGTCGTCAGGGTCCTGCTCGAGGCCGAAGCGACCGGGCGGAACCGGTCCATGCTCACCACCCGGCGCAAACGTGCGGGGTTCCCGACCGGGAAAACCTTCGATGTGTGGGAGGAATCCCTCTCCACCCTGCCCGTGGCGACGACCTCGTTCCTGCGAACTCTGGAATGGGTGCGGCGGCGGGAGAACCTGATCGCTTGCGGCCCCTCCGGCACCGGTAAGACCCTGCTGCTGGAATCGTTGGGCCAGCAGGCCATCGATGAAGGCCTCTCCGTGTCTTGGCTGAGCCTGGAGGACCTCGGCGCGCTCGTACGCCGGCACCGCATCGATGACAGCGTCAACAAAGCCATCACCCGCGTCACCAATGTCGATCTGATTTGCATTGACGATATTGGCCTTTTGCCTGTCTCCGGCGACGCCGCCGAAGGCTTCTACCGCGTCGTGGACGCCTCCTACGAGAAACGCTCCCTCGCGATCAGCTCCAACATCCACCCCTCCGGGTTCGATGAGCTCATGCCAAAAACCATCGCCACCGCGACCGTGGACCGGCTCATGCACCACGCGCACCTCTGCCAAACCAGCGGTGAGTCCGTGCGCCTCATGCAAGCCCAAAACGGGAAAGGAACCCACCCGATGAACTAA
- the istA gene encoding IS21 family transposase → MKSPGEFMEILAAYDMTQSYRGAAVVCGVSHNTVRSYVKARAAGAQAPIARKRGRITDPYLPAMTQLVEQSRGKIRGDVVHDKLVDLGYAGSIRTTRYVLAGLKSKYRAQNARVHRPWTVAPGLWLQWDYGDGPVVDGAKTVLFVAWMAYSRFRIVIPLRDKTMPSVFAALDRSFRLINGVPTYVLTDNEKTVTVEHVAGVPVRNPQIVAFARHYSTAVHTCMPADPASKGGVENAVKIAKADLVPKDTNLRPEYGSFAELEQACEAFMEDVNSSVHRATLEIPKDMLRLVEQPKLHPVPAVPVTASFGQVRQVPPNTPMVTYEHSRYSVPHTLMGQRVWVRGTDTHVIIVHVDKAGPVEVARHKLTRPGVPAVIDAHFPPASAGALERVIRPSNRAEEEFLALGAGAALWLKEAAAAGTNKIRHKMERAATLAKVMGNDVVDQGLGAAAVHHRFTHEDLVSIITNTATGEPSSTINNTRHAVTDQSQWLSQGTSGWANFGTTNPTTTPGEETIPADITDLEGAAE, encoded by the coding sequence TTGAAGTCTCCAGGAGAGTTCATGGAAATTTTAGCTGCTTATGACATGACCCAGTCGTATCGAGGTGCCGCGGTGGTTTGCGGTGTCTCACACAACACTGTCCGTTCGTATGTGAAAGCACGGGCTGCCGGTGCGCAAGCGCCGATCGCCCGCAAGCGTGGCAGGATCACTGACCCGTACCTGCCGGCGATGACACAGCTGGTGGAGCAGTCCCGCGGAAAGATCCGCGGCGACGTTGTTCACGACAAGCTCGTTGATCTGGGATACGCCGGTTCGATCCGCACGACCCGCTATGTGCTGGCCGGGTTGAAATCGAAGTACCGGGCCCAGAACGCCAGGGTTCACCGGCCCTGGACTGTGGCCCCAGGGCTGTGGCTCCAGTGGGACTACGGAGACGGTCCTGTCGTTGACGGCGCCAAGACCGTGTTGTTCGTCGCGTGGATGGCGTACTCACGCTTCCGTATCGTCATTCCCTTGCGGGATAAGACGATGCCGAGCGTATTCGCGGCCCTTGACAGGTCATTCAGGCTGATTAATGGTGTACCAACGTATGTATTGACCGACAATGAGAAAACAGTCACGGTCGAGCATGTCGCCGGCGTTCCGGTCCGCAACCCGCAGATCGTTGCGTTCGCCCGGCACTACTCCACCGCCGTGCACACGTGCATGCCGGCAGACCCTGCCTCCAAGGGCGGGGTGGAAAACGCGGTGAAGATCGCTAAAGCCGACCTCGTGCCCAAAGACACCAACCTGCGTCCGGAGTACGGCTCCTTCGCCGAGCTGGAGCAGGCCTGTGAGGCGTTTATGGAGGATGTGAATTCCTCCGTGCACCGCGCCACGCTGGAGATCCCCAAGGACATGCTCCGGTTGGTGGAACAGCCTAAGCTTCACCCGGTTCCGGCGGTGCCGGTCACGGCGAGTTTCGGTCAGGTCCGCCAGGTCCCGCCGAACACGCCCATGGTTACGTATGAGCATTCGCGCTATTCCGTCCCGCACACCCTGATGGGGCAACGGGTGTGGGTGCGTGGTACCGACACCCACGTCATCATCGTGCACGTTGACAAGGCCGGGCCGGTGGAAGTCGCTCGCCATAAGCTCACCCGCCCCGGCGTACCAGCGGTCATTGACGCGCATTTCCCACCAGCCTCTGCTGGCGCCCTGGAACGGGTCATCCGCCCCAGCAACAGGGCCGAAGAGGAATTCCTGGCCCTGGGCGCCGGGGCAGCACTCTGGCTCAAGGAGGCCGCGGCAGCCGGCACGAACAAGATCCGCCACAAAATGGAACGGGCTGCCACGCTCGCCAAGGTCATGGGCAACGATGTCGTCGACCAGGGCCTGGGAGCTGCCGCGGTGCACCACCGTTTCACCCATGAGGACCTGGTTTCCATCATCACCAACACCGCTACCGGCGAACCATCCAGCACCATCAACAACACCCGGCATGCCGTGACCGATCAAAGCCAATGGCTGTCCCAAGGCACCAGCGGTTGGGCGAACTTCGGCACCACCAACCCGACCACCACGCCCGGCGAGGAGACCATTCCCGCCGATATCACCGATCTTGAAGGAGCAGCAGAATGA
- a CDS encoding ABC transporter ATP-binding protein, whose product MATVTFDNATRLYPGTTTPAVDKLNIDIADGEFLVLVGPSGCGKSTSLRMLAGLEDVNSGRILIGDRDVTDVPPKDRDIAMVFQNYALYPHMSVADNMGFALKIAGVSKEERAKRVKEAAKLLDLEAYLDRKPKALSGGQRQRVAMGRAIVRNPQVFLMDEPLSNLDAKLRVQTRTQIASLTRRLGVTTVYVTHDQVEAMTMGDRVAVLKDGLLQQVDTPRNLYDRPQNVFVAGFIGSPAMNLLELPVVDGGVKFGGSVYPVPSDVLGAAAGNTVTLGVRPEDLEIVGAGEGLAVEADVVEELGADAYVYGHTTIDGAERDMVVRVDGRRPPLKGDTVHVRPQVGHVHLFDATSGARLGDQSVVNN is encoded by the coding sequence GTGGCTACAGTAACTTTTGACAACGCTACGCGTTTGTACCCGGGCACCACCACGCCCGCTGTCGACAAGCTCAACATCGACATCGCCGACGGCGAGTTCCTCGTTCTCGTCGGCCCCTCCGGCTGCGGAAAGTCCACCTCCCTGCGCATGCTCGCCGGCCTGGAGGACGTCAACTCCGGCCGCATCCTCATTGGCGATCGCGACGTCACTGACGTCCCGCCGAAGGACCGCGACATCGCCATGGTCTTCCAGAACTACGCGCTGTACCCGCACATGTCGGTGGCGGACAACATGGGCTTCGCCCTGAAGATCGCCGGCGTGTCGAAGGAAGAGCGGGCCAAGCGCGTCAAGGAAGCAGCCAAGCTCCTGGACCTCGAGGCGTACCTGGACCGCAAGCCGAAGGCGCTCTCCGGCGGCCAGCGCCAGCGCGTTGCCATGGGCCGCGCCATCGTGCGTAACCCGCAGGTCTTCCTCATGGACGAGCCGCTCTCCAACCTTGACGCCAAGCTGCGTGTGCAGACCCGCACGCAGATTGCATCGCTCACCCGCCGCCTGGGCGTCACCACCGTCTACGTCACCCACGACCAGGTCGAGGCCATGACCATGGGCGACAGGGTCGCCGTGCTGAAGGACGGCCTGCTGCAGCAGGTGGACACCCCGCGCAACCTGTACGACCGCCCGCAGAACGTGTTTGTTGCCGGCTTCATCGGCTCCCCCGCCATGAACCTGCTCGAACTGCCCGTGGTCGACGGCGGCGTGAAGTTCGGTGGGTCCGTCTACCCGGTCCCCTCCGATGTCCTCGGCGCGGCCGCGGGCAACACCGTCACCCTGGGTGTCCGTCCGGAAGACCTGGAGATCGTCGGCGCCGGCGAGGGTCTGGCCGTGGAGGCCGACGTCGTTGAAGAGCTGGGTGCCGACGCCTACGTGTACGGCCACACCACCATCGACGGCGCCGAGCGCGACATGGTGGTCCGTGTCGACGGCCGCCGTCCGCCGCTGAAGGGCGACACCGTCCACGTCCGCCCGCAGGTCGGCCACGTCCACCTGTTCGACGCCACCTCCGGCGCCCGCCTGGGCGACCAAAGCGTCGTCAACAACTAA
- a CDS encoding DDE-type integrase/transposase/recombinase: MDADINIKGPVLAVLPELGPVVSPVRANPAPRANTPLMRKEHRDNIALFRYQVIRGVADPSLSTRQRGPLVRALALVDHPWPFGGTRRFSRETLDRWVKAWHVGGFDGLKPEERACTPFTDSTVLTLAESLKREKPNRTAAQVKRIITETLGQAPSETTLLRHFRAKNISTGTRPVATGRFETNASNEIWVGDALHGPRIGGRKTYLFAFLDDHSRMVTAARWAYAEDAIRLSAVLRPALETHGIPEVAYLDYADVRVMPIFPYRPSSAA, translated from the coding sequence GTGGACGCCGACATCAACATCAAAGGCCCTGTCCTGGCGGTTCTGCCGGAGTTGGGGCCGGTGGTTTCCCCGGTGCGTGCCAACCCTGCCCCGCGGGCAAATACGCCGTTGATGCGCAAGGAACACCGCGATAATATTGCCCTCTTCCGTTATCAGGTGATTCGGGGCGTGGCGGATCCGTCGTTGAGTACCCGCCAACGCGGGCCGTTGGTGCGGGCGTTGGCGCTGGTGGATCATCCGTGGCCGTTCGGCGGGACCCGCCGTTTCTCCAGGGAGACTCTGGACCGGTGGGTCAAGGCCTGGCACGTGGGCGGCTTTGACGGGCTGAAACCCGAGGAACGGGCCTGTACCCCCTTCACCGATTCGACCGTGTTGACCCTGGCCGAGTCGTTGAAACGTGAGAAACCGAATCGGACCGCTGCCCAGGTCAAGCGGATCATTACCGAAACCCTGGGGCAGGCACCGTCGGAGACGACGCTGCTGCGCCACTTTAGGGCGAAGAACATTTCCACGGGCACCCGGCCGGTGGCCACCGGCCGCTTTGAAACGAACGCCTCGAATGAGATCTGGGTTGGTGATGCTTTGCATGGGCCCCGGATTGGGGGCCGGAAAACGTATCTGTTCGCGTTCCTCGATGATCATTCCCGCATGGTTACTGCCGCCCGCTGGGCGTATGCGGAGGACGCCATCCGGCTCTCCGCGGTGTTGCGCCCGGCCCTGGAAACCCACGGAATCCCCGAGGTCGCCTACCTGGATTATGCCGATGTTCGCGTTATGCCGATCTTTCCGTATCGTCCCAGTTCAGCGGCTTAG